GAAAAGTCCCGGCGGTCAGCACCACCGTTGTAGTTTCGAAACGGATACCCAGTCGCGTGATCACGCCACAGACGCGTGTGCCGCTGACCACGATGTCGTCGGCTGCCTGCTGGAAGATCGTCAGATTCGGTTGATTTTCCAGCCGACGGCGAATCGCTCGTTTATAGAGTGCGCGGTCGGCCTGGGCGCGAGTAGCGCGTACCGCCGGACCCTTCGAGGCATTGAGGATGCGGAACTGGATGCCCGCCTCGTCGGTGGCCGAGGCCATCGCCCCACCCAGCGCATCGACCTCCTTGACGAGATGCCCCTTGCCGATGCCACCGATCGACGGATTGCAGCTCATCGCCCCGAGCGTCTCGATGTTGTGCGTGAGCAGCAAGGTGCGGGCGCCGATGCGCGCCGCGGCCAGCGCCGCCTCGGTGCCGGCGTGGCCGCCACCGATCACGATCACATCGTAGCGTTCAGGAAACTGCATAGGAAATTCGGCGCTGGCGGCGCGGCAAGCAACTCGAAAAGGGCGACATCATACCCCCCAGCGTGCTCGCACTCAAAATTGTTTCACGTGAAACACGGCACCGGCGTTTCACGTGAAACATCGAGCTCAATGCTTACCGCCCAGACCGAGATACGCCTCGACGACCTTTGGATCGTCGGCCAGCACGTCGGAGTCGCCCTCCAATGCAATCTCGCCAGTTTCGAGCACATAGCCGTAATCAGCAACCTGCAGTGCGGCGCGCGCGTTTTGCTCGACGAGTAGGATCGCCACGCCCGAGTCACGCAGGTCCGAGATCACCCGGAAAATCTCACGCACGATCAGCGGCGCCAGACCCAGGCTGGGCTCGTCGAGCATCAACAGCTTCGGCCGCGCCATCAGCGCCCGACCGACGGCGAGCATCTGGCGCTCACCGCCGGAGAGCGTGCCGGCCATTTGGCGCTGCCGCTCCCTGAGGCGCGGAAAGATGCCATAGACGCTTTCGAGCATCTGCCGCTCGTCGCGAAATCCCATCCGTCGGCGCATGAAGGCGCCGAGCAGTAGATTGTCCTCGACGCTCATCTCGCCAAACAGCTCACGCTTTTCAGGCACCAGGGTCATGCCGCAGGCGACCATGCGCTCGATGTCGACTTCTGTGGCTACCTCTCCACA
This genomic interval from Sulfuricystis multivorans contains the following:
- a CDS encoding ABC transporter ATP-binding protein gives rise to the protein MPILEVNDLCVSYGKVEALHHIALKVFPGQIVTVIGPNGAGKTTLLSAIMGVLPFERGEIAFCGEVATEVDIERMVACGMTLVPEKRELFGEMSVEDNLLLGAFMRRRMGFRDERQMLESVYGIFPRLRERQRQMAGTLSGGERQMLAVGRALMARPKLLMLDEPSLGLAPLIVREIFRVISDLRDSGVAILLVEQNARAALQVADYGYVLETGEIALEGDSDVLADDPKVVEAYLGLGGKH